In Helianthus annuus cultivar XRQ/B chromosome 9, HanXRQr2.0-SUNRISE, whole genome shotgun sequence, the following are encoded in one genomic region:
- the LOC110917869 gene encoding alpha-ketoglutarate-dependent dioxygenase abh1, producing MSKQYHNIPCPNIEDESEAEPFSLIMTDKVRRNLVFDRWRNSIFDRKELGPGMVLFKNYLTHMGQVDIVNICQKWAMGPGGFYHPSNRNGAKLRLHMMCFGRLWDPVTKYEKSYRSDGSAPPPLPYEFISLAENAIQDAQVHGLPSTLPDICVANLYSIYDRLGLHQDCDEHVGGLDRGLPVVSISIGNSAEFLYGHTRDENTLEKVLLESGDVLIFGGKSRLIFHGVKKILSDSGPSQLFQETLLKGGRLNLTLKHH from the exons ATGTCGAAGCAGTATCACAACATTCCTTGTCCCAACATTGAGGATGAAAGTGAAGCAGAACCATTTAGTTTAATCATGACAGACAAGGTGAGAAGAAATTTAGTGTTTGATAGGTGGAGAAATTCTATATTTGATCGTAAAGAACTTGGACCTGGAATGGTGCTCTTCAAGAATTACCTCACCCACATGGGCCAG GTTGATATAGTGAATATATGTCAAAAGTGGGCTATGGGTCCGGGGGGTTTTTACCACCCTAGTAACCGAAATGGAGCTAAACTTCGATTGCATATGATGTGTTTTGGTCGACTGTGGGATCCAGTAACAAAGTATGAGAAAAGTTACAGAAGTGATGGTTCTGCACCACCACCGCTTCCATATGAATTTATTTCATTAGCTGAAAACGCAATTCAAGATGCCCAAGTCCATGGACTTCCTTCAACGCTCCCAGATATTTGTGTAGCCAATTTATATTCAATCTATGATCGACTCGGCCTTCATCAG GATTGCGATGAGCATGTTGGTGGTCTAGATAGAGGATTGCCTGTAGTTTCCATCTCCATTGGCAACTCTGCTGAATTCTTGTATGGCCATACTAGAGATGAAAACACGTTAGAAAAGGTTTTGTTAGAATCAGGTGATGTATTGATATTCGGTGGCAAGTCTAGACTTATTTTTCACGGGGTGAAGAAAATCTTGTCAGATTCAGGTCCCTCGCAGTTATTTCAAGAAACCTTGCTTAAAGGAGGCCGTCTAAACCTTACGTTAAAACACCATTGA